Proteins from one Aquila chrysaetos chrysaetos chromosome 5, bAquChr1.4, whole genome shotgun sequence genomic window:
- the LOC115341290 gene encoding spidroin-1-like, protein MNAKFEARLRNLLPRPSAPPSAVHCARPGSGRAAGRCVPGGRGPLARGALAPGAPPPGAAAARPPFGGPWAGGGGVGGTLGCGAGAAGHASRARAGPLSGCCGERRCGERRCGRAGAEESGAAGEPALWRAALWRAGAVESRRCGERRCGEPALRRGGAEESGAAESRRCGERRCGRAGAAESRRCGRGGVGRAEEGAGERSPRPAACPRRDRERCRAPRLSQVLIYVGKRTWHLNSKSV, encoded by the exons ATGAATGCTAAATTTGA AGCGCGGCTCCGCAATCTGCTCCCCAGGCCTAGCGCGCCGCCATCGGCGGTGCATTGCGCTCGGCCTGGCAGCGGGCGAGCGGCAGGCCGCTGCGtgccgggggggcggggcccgCTGGCGCGCGGGGCCTTAGCGCCTGGCGCCCCGCCtcccggggcggccgccgcgcgTCCGCCTTTCGGCGGCCCTtgggccgggggcggcggtgTCGGAGGGACGCTCGGCTGCGGCGCCG GCGCCGCTGGGCACGCCTCGCGAGCCCGCGCAGGGCCGCTGAGCGGCTGCTGCGGAGAGCGGCGCTGTGGAGAGCGGCGCTGCGGGAGAGCCGGCGCTGAGGAGAGCGGCGCTGCGGGAGAGCCGGCGCTGTGGAGAGCGGCGCTGTGGAGAGCCGGCGCTGTGGAGAGCCGGCGCTGTGGAGAGCGGCGCTGTGGAGAGCCGGCGCTGCGGAGAGGCGGCGCTGAGGAGAGCGGCGCTGCGGAGAGCCGGCGCTGTGGAGAGCGGCGCTGCGGGAGAGCCGGCGCTGCGGAGAGCCGGCGCTGCGGGAGAGGCGGCGTGGGCCGGGCGGAAGAAGGCGCGGGAGAGCGCAGCCCCCGGCCGGCGGCCTGTCCGCGGCGCGATCGGGAGCGCTGCAGGGCTCCGCGC TTATCTCAAGTTCTCATTTACGTCGGCAAGCGGACGTGGCATTTAAATAGTAAAAGTGTATAG
- the MPHOSPH10 gene encoding U3 small nucleolar ribonucleoprotein protein MPP10, protein MAAVKGLETCLRVAGAAAARPERFLSVQDGLATDFRALTKILYDLNKALGSNIVRGGPLKELVIENFDEEQIWQQLELQNNAVLDFFKKSIARDAKDEDLCLLSDEEEDGSDAETSSDQELEDSIMEAEAEQKNIYAQDKTKSKEKQSKLRESIMQKYSDEDSDIDFDIEALEQQTKTAKETTLKKMGKKSIVDDKFFKLSEMETFLEHAEKENREEEEDINYFEDIISDDEEEESEEAKVKPVKSSRDLTYKDFFDPVDDNDDLVANGVEDDEEEEADSAIEEQNEESMSEVEDMNEMMMKNMRSKEASKKVTFSLPDDSETEDVTDVQLEKGIDPSEIKSSFEKRQEKMSKKIKSLEEELLEEKPWQLKGEVTGQKRPENSLLEETVLFDHAVRMAPVITEETTFQLEDIIKQRILDEAWDDVVPKEKPKEEAFEYKKRITLDHEKSKLSLAEIYEQEYMKLHQQKTEEEENPEHKEIQEMMDSLFLKLDALCNFHFTPKPPVPEVKIVSNLPAISMEEVAPVAVSDAALLAPEEIKEKNKAGDVKTDAEKTPTDKKRDRRKKKLRKRMKQREKEKRQKLLEKMKPEQGTKLSKKAAAAKLKRLTKEGKASLLKDEGKDKVLKSSQAFFSQLQDQVKMQIKDANKLKKKQKQQKTLSVHKLKL, encoded by the exons ATGGCGGCGGTGAAGGGCCTGGAGACGTGCCTCAGGGTGGCGGGCGCCGCCGCGGCGCGCCCGGAGCGCTTCCTCAG TGTGCAAGACGGACTGGCTACTGACTTCAGAGCATTAACAAAGATTCTCTATGATTTGAATAAAGCTCTGGGAAGCAATATAGTTCGGGGCGGTCCTTTAAAAGAGCTGGTGATAGAAAATTTTGATGAAGAACAGATTTGGCAACAACTAGAGCTCCAGAACAATGCAGTTCTTGATTTTTTCAAGAAATCCATTGCAAGGGATGCCAAGGATGAAGATCTTTGCCTTCTCTCAGACGAGGAAGAGGATGGCTCTGATGCAGAGACCAGCAGTGACCAGGAATTGGAAGACAGCATAATGGAAGCAGAAGCTGAACAGAAGAATATTTATGCACAAGATAAAACTAAatctaaagaaaagcaaagtaaactCAGAGAAAGCATAATGCAGAAATACAGTGATGAGGATTCTGATATTGACTTTGATATTGAAGCACTGGAGCAACAAACTAAAACAGCCAAGGAaaccacactgaaaaaaatgggaaaaaaatctatagtGGATGACAAGTTTTTCAAGCTGTCTGAGATGGAAACTTTTCTAGAacatgcagagaaggaaaacagggaggaggaagaagatattaattattttgaagacaTCATCTCGGATGATGAGGAGGAAGAGTCTGAAGAAGCTAAAGTCAAA CCAGTTAAAAGTTCTAGAGACTTGACATACAAAGATTTCTTTGATCCAGTTGATGACAATGATGATTTAGTAGCTAATGGTGTTGAAGatgatgaggaagaggaagcagaCAGTGCTATTGAAGAGCAGAATGAAGAAAGCATGTCTGA GGTTGAGGATATGAATGAAATGATGATGAAGAATATGAGAAGTAAAGAAGCCTctaaaaaagttacttttagtTTGCCAGATGACAGCGAAACAGAAGATGTTACTGATGTGCAGTTAGAGAAGGGCATTGATCCCAGTGAAATAAAGTCGTCTTTtgagaagaggcaggaaaag atgagcaaaaaaataaaaagtttagaAGAAGAGTTGTTGGAGGAGAAACCTTGGCAGCTTAAAGGAGAAGTGACTGGACAAAAACGCCCTGAAAACAGCCTTCTGGAGGAAACAGTACTTTTTGACCATGCAGTCCGAATGG CACCTGTGATCACGGAAGAAACTACCTTTCAGCTTGAAGATATCATCAAACAGAGAATATTGGATGAG GCATGGGATGATGTAGTACcgaaagaaaaaccaaaagaagaGGCTTTTGAATACAAGAAACGTATCACTTTGGATCATGAAAAGAGTAAGCTGAGTCTCGCTGAAATCTATGAGCAAGAATACATGAAACTTCACCAG CAAAAgactgaagaggaggaaaatcctgaacacaaagaaattcaggaaatgATGGATTCACTCTTCCTGAAGCTGGATGCGCTTTGTAACTTCCACTTCACACCCAAACCA CCTGTGCCAGAAGTTAAAATAGTTTCGAACCTTCCAGCAATAAGTATGGAAGAAGTAGCACCTGTTGCTGTTAGTGATGCTGCTCTCTTAGCACCAGAGGAAATCAag gaaaagaacaaagctggtgatgtaaaaacagatgcagaaaagACTCCCACAGACAAAAAACGAGACcgaagaaagaaaaagcttcgTAAACGTatgaagcaaagagaaaaggagaaacgTCAAAAGCTTCTTGAAAAGATGAAACCAGAACAAGGCACAAAACTTAgcaaaaaagctgctgctgcaaaattaaaaaggctTACAAAAGAAGGCAAAGCATCTCTGCTCAAG GATGAAGGTAAAGACAAGGTCTTAAAATCATCTCAGGCCTTCTTTTCTCAACTACAAGATCaagtaaaaatgcaaatcaaagacgcaaacaaattaaagaagaaacagaagcagcagaaaacactcTCTGTTCATAAACTGAAATTGTAA